DNA sequence from the bacterium genome:
AACAGATGAAGCAATGGCGACATCCCCGGTGGCGTGAATAACCCGTTTGATTATGGGCCGCACAGGCTCCGGGAAAGCATCTTCCTGAATCCGGGCTGATATGATTTCAAAGCTCTTCCTCTCGATCAGGGCAGGATCCGAGAGGTCCGGGTCTGAGGTGTCTGGCTCAGGGTCTCCATTTTCCGCAAGTCTCTCTAGGACAATGTCCACCAGCTTGTCATGCACACCTAAAGGAGGCGTAAGCCTGATGCGCACAGAAGGATGATCCTGCCGGATGCTTTCGATCATGGCCGGGATATCCTGAAGGACATGGGCACCGGTGTAAAGAAAATAAGGATGGACGAGGATTTCCTCAACCCCTTGGGCCAGGCAATATTCAATTCCCTCCAATAAACCGGGTGAGGCGAATTGGAGAAAGACCGGTTTCACTATGGCCAGGCCGCTTTTGCTTTTGACCATCTCGGCTATGGAGTAAAGCGATTCATTGGCCTTCTGAATACGGGAACCATGTCCCAGCAAGAGCGCTGCTTTTTTCATTTTTCCTTTCCCTTTATATTTTCATTGGTCCATGCCTAGAAAAGCGCCATTCGTAACCCGATGAAGAAGAGAGTTGCCAGGGCTGTTGTCAACAGAACCAGGGCATTGGCTTTGAGAATGTGATTCAACTCCAGCCTCATGGTCTGGTCTCCTAAAACCGGCCTGAACGAAGGGCAGCCGGAGTAATAGTTCAATCCGCCTAATTGTACTCCGAGGGCCCCGGCA
Encoded proteins:
- a CDS encoding precorrin-8X methylmutase; its protein translation is MKKAALLLGHGSRIQKANESLYSIAEMVKSKSGLAIVKPVFLQFASPGLLEGIEYCLAQGVEEILVHPYFLYTGAHVLQDIPAMIESIRQDHPSVRIRLTPPLGVHDKLVDIVLERLAENGDPEPDTSDPDLSDPALIERKSFEIISARIQEDAFPEPVRPIIKRVIHATGDVAIASSVRFSPHFYQQLSAALPKGVPIITDVFMVREGLNPALLARFHNPVFCFIRDKEVRETAEREKITRSMAALRKGASLYPEGVFLVGNAPTALRELIHLYRQHRIAPAGVIGCPVGFVGASEAKEELCQTDIPYFTCLGPKGGSPMAAAVINALLRELP